The DNA window GTCCGGCGGAGGCGCCAATCACGATATTCGGGAACAGGACGAGGAACGCGAGGATTCCCAGGAAGCGACTTCGGCTCGGCAATGGCATCTCCAGGCGGCAACTGCAAGGAGGCAGACCGTCATGTTATTATCGCGTTGTAGCACGCAGGAACACAAGGCACAGAAGGACAATTTGAACATTTCCCTGTCGACGCACCTGTTCGCCTTCCATGACCTCGATGAGGAGATCCTTCCGCTCTTTCCCCGGCACGGTTTCTCCCTCGCGGAGATCTGGGCGATGCCGCCCCACTTCCCGTCCGATGACTTCCCGGCGGCCGACGCGGTCGCGCGGCGGATGGCGAAGCACGGCATCCGGGTAGCGAGCGTCCACGCCCCCCTGTACCCGGACGTCCGGACGTACAAGAAGGACCGGTGGTACTCCCTTTCCTCCGTGGACGAGGCGCACCGGCTCGCGTCCGTCGCGGCGGCCGAACGAGCCGCCGGGTGGCTCGCGCGCAACGGCGGGGGAACGACGGTCCTGCACACCTCGTTTCCGGCAGGGCAGTGGTACCCCCACCGCTGGGGGGCCTTTCATTCATCGATGAACGAGCTCCTCGACGCGATCCCCTCCTCCGTCCGGTTCGCGGTCGAGAACACGCCGGTCGATTCCGGCCAGATGGACGTCATCCTCGACATCGTGAACCGATACCCGGCGGAACGCGTGGGCGTCTGTCTCGACCTCGGACACGCCCACATCGAGGGGAACGCCCCTTCCTCCGTGCGCGCGGCGGGTCCCCGCCTGATCCACGTGCACGCCTCGGACAATCACGGGGAAAAGGACGAACACCTCGTGCCGGGAAAGGGAGGGATCCACTGGAAGAGCGTGACGGCGGCGCTCGGGGAAACCGGCTTCGACGGCCCCTTCACCGTGGAACTCCGGGACTACACCCGCGGTGAGAAGCCGAAGTACAAGGACTTCGATCAGATCCTCTCCGAATGCCGCGCCTCCCTCGACCGGATGTTCCGGGGATCCCCTTGACGGATCGGCTCGACCTCGAGGCTCTCCGCGCGGGACTTGCCGCCCTGTTCCCCGCCTCGGACCCTGGGGCGGCGGAAGTGCTCCCGCTGGCCGGGGACGCCTCCACCCGCCGTTACTATCGCGTCCGGAACGCCCCCGGCGCTCCCCTCCCCTCCGTCGTCGTCATGCGGTACCCGGACGAGGTGCCTCCCGGGGAGGAACTCCCCTTCCTGAACGTCCACCGGTACCTGGCGGCCTCCGGGATCCCCGTCCCGGCCGTGTACCGGTCCGATCCGAAGGCGAACCTCCTCTTCCTCGAGGACGCGGGGGACACGATGCTGGAGGACGCCGTACGCGACCGCGGGGAACCCGGATGCCTGCCGCTCTACGAGCAGTGCATCGAGATCCTGGTCCGGATCCAGTCCGAGGGCACCCGCGCGCTGGACGGGAAGGCGATCCCCCCGCGCCTCTCCTTCGACGTCGCGAAATTCGCCGAGGAGATCGACTTCTTCCTCCTGCACGCCGTGCGGGAATACGGCGGGATCCGGTTGTCCGACACGGAGGAGCGGGCGATCGGGGATCAATTCCTTCCGTTCCTCGAGCAGCTCTCCTCCTTCCCGCGTGTCCTCGCCCACCGGGATTACCATAGCCGCAACGTGATGGTGGTCGGATCCGCAAAGACCCCCGGTCACCGGAACCTGCGGGTCCTCGACTTCCAGGACGCCCGGATGGGAAACGTCTTCTACGACCTGGCCTCGTTGCTGCGCGACTCCTACGTAACCTTGCCGGAAGACGCGGTCGAGGATCTTCGCTACGCATGGAGGCACGCCGCCACGGCGGAGCTGCGCGGCGCCGCGGGGGACCCCGGGGCCTTCGACTGGCGGTTCGACCTGGCCGCGCTCCAGCGCAACGTGAAGGCGATCGGGACCTTCGGCAACCAGGTCCACAACCGCGGCAAGCGGATCTACCTCCGCTTCATCCCGCCGACGGTCGCCCACCTGCGGGGAAACTTCGAACGGAACCCGCCGATGCGCGCACTCGCGGGAAAGCTTCTCCCGATCCTGTCCGCGCTGGAGGAGAAGGCGGCGGAGAGCCCGGAATGAAGGCGATGATCCTCGCCGCGGGGCTGGGAACGCGCCTTCGTCCCCTCTCCCTCGAGATCCCGAAACCGGTCATCCCCGTGCTGGGCCGGCCGCTGTGCAGCCACGCGATGGAGTTCCTCCTGGAGCACGGAGCGGAATCGTTCCTTCTCAATCTCCATCACGATCCGGACACGGTCCGGAAGAAGGTGACGGAGTGGGCGGCGGACCGGTTCCCGGTACGGTTCACGCACGAGCCGGAGAT is part of the bacterium genome and encodes:
- a CDS encoding sugar phosphate isomerase/epimerase, with amino-acid sequence MNISLSTHLFAFHDLDEEILPLFPRHGFSLAEIWAMPPHFPSDDFPAADAVARRMAKHGIRVASVHAPLYPDVRTYKKDRWYSLSSVDEAHRLASVAAAERAAGWLARNGGGTTVLHTSFPAGQWYPHRWGAFHSSMNELLDAIPSSVRFAVENTPVDSGQMDVILDIVNRYPAERVGVCLDLGHAHIEGNAPSSVRAAGPRLIHVHASDNHGEKDEHLVPGKGGIHWKSVTAALGETGFDGPFTVELRDYTRGEKPKYKDFDQILSECRASLDRMFRGSP
- a CDS encoding phosphotransferase; amino-acid sequence: MTDRLDLEALRAGLAALFPASDPGAAEVLPLAGDASTRRYYRVRNAPGAPLPSVVVMRYPDEVPPGEELPFLNVHRYLAASGIPVPAVYRSDPKANLLFLEDAGDTMLEDAVRDRGEPGCLPLYEQCIEILVRIQSEGTRALDGKAIPPRLSFDVAKFAEEIDFFLLHAVREYGGIRLSDTEERAIGDQFLPFLEQLSSFPRVLAHRDYHSRNVMVVGSAKTPGHRNLRVLDFQDARMGNVFYDLASLLRDSYVTLPEDAVEDLRYAWRHAATAELRGAAGDPGAFDWRFDLAALQRNVKAIGTFGNQVHNRGKRIYLRFIPPTVAHLRGNFERNPPMRALAGKLLPILSALEEKAAESPE